The window TGGGCACAAGCCCTGCGGGGTGTGTCTTGGCGGATGGAACGGGGCCAGACGGTGGGCCTGATTGGCGAGAGCGGCAGTGGCAAATCGCTCACCGCTTTGGCCCTGATGGGCTTGTTGCCCGAACGCGCCCGCGTGAGCGGCTCCATTGTGCTGCAAGGCCAAGAGCTGGTGGGCCTGTCTGAGCCGCAGCTGTGCCAGCTGCGCGGCGCTCGCATGGCCATGATCTTCCAGGAGCCGATGACGGCGCTCAACCCCTTGCACCCGATCTGGAAGCAGATCGCCGAGCCCTTGCGTTTGCACCAACACATGAGCGCCAGCGACGCCAAAGCCCGCGCCCTGCAACTGCTCGAACGCGTGCAGTTGCCTCGGGCGCCAGAGCGGCTGGATGCCTATCCGCACGAGCTGTCGGGTGGGCAGCGCCAGCGGGTGATGATCTCGATCGCGCTGGCCTGCAGCCCCGACCTGCTGATTGCCGACGAGCCCACCACCGCGCTCGATGTGACGGTGCAAAAAGAGGTGTTGGCGCTCATCCAGCAATTGGTGCGCGAAGACGGCATGGGCCTGCTTTTGATCAGCCACGACCTGGGCCTCATGCAGGACCAGGTGGACCGTGTGATGGTGATGTACGGTGGCGCGGTGGTCGAGAGTGCGGCCACGTCCGAGCTGTTTGCGCACCGGGCCCACCCTTACACGCGGGGCCTGTTTGCGGCGCGGCCGCGTTTAGGGCTGGCACGCGGCACGCGCCTGACCACGATCCCTGGCAGCGTGCCCGAGTTGATGGATTTTCCGGCGGGGTGTGCGTTTGCTGATCGCTGCAGTTTGGCGATTGAAGATTGCCGCCAGACGCCACCTCCGGCGCAAACCATTGATAACCCTGGCGCAGGCGAAACGCCGCATGTGGTCAGTTGCCCGCGCTGGAGGCTGCCATGAGCGACAACGCCACTTCTGCGCCGCTGCTGGAGGTGAAGCACTTGGGGCGGCGTTTTGCCTTGCCCCGCGCGGGTTTGTTTCAACCTGCAGGCGCTTTGCAGGCTTTGTCGGACGTGAGCTTCACCCTGCAGTCGGGCAAAAGTTTGGGCATTGTGGGCGAGTCGGGCTCTGGCAAGTCCACGCTGGCACGTTTGGTCATGGCGCTGGACACACCCACCGAGGGGCAGGTCGTGTTCCAAGGTGTGGACGTGCACAAAACCCACGGACAAGCGCTGCGGCAGTTGCGCAGCGGTTTTCAGATGGTGTTTCAAGACCCGTATGGCTCGCTCGACCCGCGCCAAAAAGTGCTGGCCATCGTGACCAAGCCGATACGCACCTTGCAACACGCTTCGGGTGGCCGATCCGAATGGCACGAGCGGGCAGCGCAAGCAATGAGCGAAGTCGGCCTCAGAACAGTGGACCTCGACAAATACCCCCACGAGTTTTCGGGCGGTCAACGCCAGCGCATTGCCATTGCACGCGCCTTGATCACGCGGCCCACCCTGATCGTGGCGGACGAGCCGGTCAGTGCGCTCGATGTCTCGGTGCAGGCCCAGGTGTTGAACCTGATGATGGACCTGCAAGACCGCTACGGCCTGAGTTATTTGTTCGTCAGCCATGATTTGGCGGTGGTCAATTTGATGTGCGACGATGTGCTGGTGTTGCAGTCGGGCCGTGTGGTAGAAAACGGCCCTGCGCAGCAAATTTTTCAGCATGCCGAGCATCCCTACACGCGCAAGTTGCTGGCCGCCATTCCGGGTCAGCCGACGTCATTTTTTCAACAGGAGTCCCCATGAAAAACGTCTCTTCTCTGACCCGCCGAACCCTCGCTTTGAGCTCGGCGGCCGTGTTGGTCGCCAGCTTGGTGGCTGCGCCTTTGCAGGCGCAAGCCCAGTCGCGCAAAGACACCATCACGCTGGGCATGATCCTGGAGCCCACCAGCCTGGACCCAACCATGGCCCCAGCTGCGGCCATTGGCGAAGTGGTGCACTACAACATCCTCGAAGGTCTGACCAAAATCAATGTGGACGGCAGCATCAGCCCGCTGCTGGCCGAGAGTTGGAAAATGGACGCCGACGGCAAGGCTTACACCTTCAAATTGCGCAAGGGCGTGAAATTTTCTGATGGAGCACCGTTCGACTCTGCCGCTGTCAAGTTCAGCTTCGAGCGTGCCAAAGACGCCAAGAGCACCAACAAGGCCAAAGGCGCGGTGTTCAACAACATCACCCACATCTCCACACCCGACGCACACACCGTGGTGTTGGTGCTGACCAACCCAGACGGTAACTTTTTGTTCCGCATGGGCGAGAACACGGCTGTGATCTTGCACCCGGACAGCGCGGCCAACGCGGCCACCAGGCCCGTAGGCACAGGCCCCTACAAACTCGACAACTGGGCCAAGGGCTCGGCCATCACCTTGTCCAAGTGGGATGGCTTTCGCGATGCCAATGCCATCAAAGTGAAGAAGGTCACCTTCCGCTTCATCAACGATTCGGCCGCCCAAGTGGCCGCTTTGTTGGCGGGTGACATCGATGGCATGCCGCGCTTCCAGTCGCCGCAAAGCCTGCAGCAGTTCCAAAAAGACAAACGCTTTGTGGTTGAAATGGGCAGCACGGCCGGCAAAGGCATCATGACCATCAACAACCGCAAAAAGCCCTTTGACGATGTGCGTGTGCGCCGTGCCCTATCGCACGCGGTCGACAAAAAAGCGTTCATTGACGGCGTGTTTGAAGGTCTGGCCAAGCCCATTGGCAGCCACATGGCCCCCACCGATGCGGGCTATGTGGAGTTGAGCAACACTTATGCCTACGACCCCGAAAAAGCCAAGGCCCTGCTCAAGGAAGCCGGGGTGCAAACCCCACTGAACGTGACCCTGACCTTGCCTCCGCCGCCTTACGCCCGCAAGGGCGGCGAGATTTTGGCCGCGCAACTGGCCAAGGTGGGCATTGTGGCCAAAATCGAAAATGTGGAATGGGCGCAGTGGCTGGGCGGCACCTTCAAGGGCAACTTTGACCTCACAGTGATCAACCACGTCGAACCCCTGGACTACATGGCTTACGCCAACCCGCAGTATTACTGGGGTTACGACAGCAAGGCATTCCGCGACCTGGCGGCCAAACACGCGGCCACCACCACGGCCAAAGAGCGCACGCAGCTGTTTGGTGACATGCAGCGGATGATCGCCAAGGATGCGGTCAATGTGTTCTTGTTCAATGCCACCAACACAGCGGTTTACCGCAAAGGCCTCAAAGGTCTGTGGTCGAGCTCACCGATTTTCGCCAACGACATGTCGGCCGTGTCCTGGCAATAAATTGGAGGGCAGCCCAAAAGTGCCCTGAAAAGCTTGCTATAATTCGATGCATGATGCGGCTGTAGCTCAGCTGGATAGAGTACTTGGCTACGAACCAAGGGGTCGTGGGTTCGATTCCTGCCAGCCGCACCAAAAATTAGAAAGCCCACAACGCAAGTTGTGGGCTTTTTCTTTTTTCTAGCCATTACCCACACGCCATGAGCAAAGCCTTCACCAAAGAGTCCGACGGCGACGATGACGAAGAGTTGGGTTTGCCGGCTTTGCCCGCGGGTGCCCGCAACTACATGACACCCGAAGGCTATGCACGCCTCAGGGCCGAGCTGTTCACCCTGATCGACGACGAGCGGCCCAAAGTGGTCGAGATCGTGCATTGGGCGGCCAGCAACGGCGACCGCTCAGAAAACGGCGACTACCTCTATGGCAAAAAGCGTTTGCGCGAGATCGACCGCCGCATCCGCTTTCTGACCAAGCGGCTGGAGATGGCCGAAGTGGTGGACCCTGCGGTGCACCACGGCAGTGACCAGGTGTATTTTGGGGCCACGGTCACGTACGCCGAGGCCTCAGGCACCGAGCGCACCGTCACGATTTTGGGCATCGATGAGGCCGACAGTTTGCAAGGCCAGGTCAGCTGGGTCTCGCCGATTGCACGCACCTTGCTCAAGTCACGCGAAGGCGATGAACTCAAGCTGCTCACGCCCGCAGGCGTGATCGACATTGAGGTGTTGGCCGTGAGTTATCCGGCGGCGACCTGATCGGCCCTGAGGCTGTTCAGGCCAAGCCGTGCAGAGATCAACTGGGCAGGTGGCCCTTGTTGGTTTGGCGCTCGGCCTTGATGACCGAAGGTGTGCGCTTGAGGTGACGCAACACCTGCTCCAGGTGTGCCGCATCGCGCACGGCCACCACGAACTTCAACTCGGCGGTGTCTTGGGGGGTTTCTTGGCCCATGTCCACGTGCACGATGTCGGTTTCGCCACTGGCCAAAGCACCCGCCACCCGGGCCAATACACCTTTGCCGTTGATCACGGTGACGGTGATGGCGGTCTCGAAGCTGCGGCTCAATTCGTCCGACCACTCCACGCCAATGAAGCGTTCGCTGTCTTTGTGCTCCAGCTTGCGTGCGGTGGCGCAATCGCGGGTGTGCACGGCCAGGCCTTCGCCGCGGCCCAGGTAACCCACAATGTCGTCACCGGGCAATGGCCGGCAGCAACGTGAATACACCACCGAAGCGTTTTCGCTGCCATCCAGGGTGATGGCGCCTTGCGAAATGGATTCATGTGCTGTGAAGCGCTCGCGCGTCATCAGCAGTGCATCGGGCTTTTGACCCATCTCGGACAGCAGCGCAGTCAGTCGCTTGGCCACAATGGTGGCGATGCGTTTGCCCAAGCCAATGTCCATCAGCAAATCGGCTTGGTTGCGGTTGCCTGTGAAGCGCAGCAGTTTTTCCCACAGTGCATGGTGGGCTTCGTCGTTGGCGGGCAGCTGGTTGATGCCTTCGGCACGCAAAGCCTGCGCCAGCAGTTTTTCGCCCAGGCCCACCGACTCGGTTTGCGCCATGGTCTTGAGGTGGTGGCGGATCTTGGAGCGTGCGCGTCCAGTGCGCACAAAGCCCAGCCAGGCCGGGTTGGGGGCCGAGACGGGTGCGGTGATGACCTCGACCACGTCGCCATTTTTGAGTTCGGTGCGCAGTGGCACTTGGTCGCCATTGATGCGGGCCGCCATGGCGTGGTCGCCCACCCGGCTGTGGATGGCATAGGCAAAGTCCACCACCGTAGCCCCGCGCGGCAAGGCCATGATCTGGCTCTTGGGCGTGAACACGTAGACGGCATCGGGGAACAGGTCGACCTTGACGTGGTCCCAAAACTCCGCCGCGTCGCGTGTTTCGGTCTGAATGTCGAGCAGGGACTGCAGCCACTGTGTGCCCAGACGCTCGGATTGGGCGCTGGCCGATTCGTGCTCTTTGTAAAGCCAGTGCGCGGCCACACCCGATTCGGCCACCAGGTGCATGGGCTCGGTGCGCATCTGGAACTCAACGTTCACACCGGACGGCCCCACCAAGGTGGTGTGCAGTGACTGGTAGCCGTTGACCTTGGCAATGGCGATGTGGTCTTTGAACTTGCCGGGCAAGGGTTTGTAGATTTGGTGCAGCAAGCCCAAAGCAGTGTAGCAATCGATGACCGAGGGCACGATGACGCGCAGGCCATAAATGTCGGTGACCTGGGCAAAGCTCAGGTGTTTTTCATCCATCTTTTTGTAGATGGAGTAGAGCGTCTTTTCGCGGCCACTGATGCGCACATCCATCTTGGCTTGGGCAAAAACGGCCTCCACATCGGCCTGCACCTTGCTGATCAAATCGCGGCGGCGGTTGCGAGCCCTTGACACGGCCTTGGTCAGTACCGCATAGCGCCAAGGCATGAGGTGTTTGAAGGCTAGGTCTTGCAGCTCGCGGTAAATCTGGTTCAGACCCAAACGGTGGGCGATGGGCGCGTAGATTTCCAGCGTTTCAGAGGCAATGCGGCCCCACTTGCTGCGCGGCATGTCGGACATGGTGCGCATGTTGTGGGTGCGGTCGGCCAGCTTGATGAGGATGACACGCACATCGCGGGCCATGGCCAGCAGCATTTTGCGAAAAGACTCGGCCTGGTTTTCTTCGCGGGTGTTGAACTCGAGCTTGTCCAGTTTGGTCAGGCCATCGACGAGTTCGGCCACGGGCGAGCCAAAGCGCTCGATCAACTCCATCTTGGTGATGCCGCAGTCTTCCATGGCATCGTGCAGCAAGGCGGCGGCCAGCGCCTGGGCGTCGAGCTTCCATTCGGTGCACAAACCCGCCACCGCAATAGGGTGGGTGATGTAGGGCTCACCACTTTTACGCATCTGCCCCAAGTGGGCTTCGTCGGCGTATTTGTAGGCTTTGAGCACCATGTCCTTTTCAGCTTCGCTCAGGTAACCGAGTTGCGCCTCCAGCACGGCAAAGCTGGCTGCGGCCGCGTTGGCAGCAGCCGGGTCCGGCGCTTTGGGGCGGCTGGGACTCGCTTGGGGGGTTTTGGGCAAGACGGCACTCATGTCATCAATGTAACGCAAGCCTTGGGAGGCCTGAAAAAAGCCAAAAAAAAGCCCCATGAAGGGGCGTTTTCAGGTCTGGCGCTGGGGCCAGACGGGGGTGGCGGTGTTTCAGGACACGCGCTTGAGCATCTCGATGCCCACTTTGCCTGCGGCGATTTCGCGCAAAGCGGTCACGCCGGGCTTGTTCTTGCTCTCGATGCGGGGGGTGTGGCCCTGGCTCAGCATGCGTGCGCGATAAGTGGCGGCCAAAACCAGCTGAAAGCGGTTGGGGATCTGTTCCAGGCAATCTTCAACAGTGATGCGGGCCATGAGTTTTCCTTGAATATGTCTGTGCGGGGGTCAAGCCATCTTGAGGGCTTGAAAGGTGTCAGGCCGGGCGCGGCGCTGGACGTGGTACTTGAGCCGCTGGGCGTGAACAACCGCTTTGAGGTCAAACAGGGCACGATCAAATACTTCGTTGATTATAACGAAGTCGAATTCTGGGGCCTGAGCGATTTCGACGGCCGCATTTTGCAGGCGCAGCGCGATGATGTCTGGTGCATCTTCCCCCCGTCGCTCCAAGCGAGACCGAAGTTCTTCCCAGCTGGGGGGCAGGATGAAGATGAGCACCGCATTGGCGTACATCTTCTTGATCTGCAAGGCGCCTTGGTAGTCGATTTCCAGAATCACATCCGCACCTTGGGCCATGCGCTCTTCGATCATCTTTTTGGATGTGCCGTAGCGCTGGCCGTGCACATGGGCCCACTCGACAAAAGCGTCGCCCAGCACCATGGCGTCAAATTCTTGCGGTGAGGCAAAAAAGTACTCGCGGCCATGTTTTTCCTGGCCCCGGGGGGCGCGAGTGGTGTGCGAAACGGTGGGCTGTACGCGGGAGTCCAGCTCCATCAAGGCCTTGACCAGGCTGGATTTGCCAGCCCCGCTGGGGGCGGCCACAACAAACAGGTTTCCGGGGTAATCCATGATCAGGCTCTTTATTCGATGTTCTGGACTTGCTCGCGCATTTGCTCAATCAGCACCTTCATGTCCACCGAGATGCGGGTCATCTCGAGCACGGCCGATTTGGAGCCCAAGGTGTTGGCTTCGCGGTGCAGTTCTTGGATCAGGAAGTCCAGCCGTTTGCCAATGTCACCGCCTTGGGTGAGCAGGCGGCTGAGTTCGTCCAGGTGCGAGCGCAGGCGGGTGAGTTCTTCGGCCACGTCGATGCGGATGGCAAACGCGGTGGCTTCGGTCAGCGCCCGGTCTTTTGCGGCTTCGGGCAAGTGGCTGCCGTCGGCGAGCGCCATGGCGTCTTTCCAGCGCTCTAAAAAGCGCTGGCGCTGCTGCTCGACCAGTTGCGGCACCAGCGGCACGGCCTGCTCGGCCAAGCCGCGCAGCTGCTCAATGTGGCCTTGCAGCATCTCGGTCAGGCGGGCGCCTTCACGGGCGCGGGCTTCGCGCAGGGCGTCTACCGCTTGGGCGGCCAGTTGCATCCATGCCGCTTCATCGGGGGCGGCTTGGCCCGAACTGCCAGCGCTCATGCGCAGCACATCGGCCACGCTCAAGGGGCGTGCGTCGGGCAGCCAATCCTGGATTTTGTCTTGCAGGGCCGCGATTTTTTGCAGGGCTTGGTGGTTGGGGGCTTGCAAGGTGGCGCCATCGCCCGCGTCCTGGCTGGCCCGCACTTCGACTTTGCCGCGTTTGATTTGCCGGGTGATCAGCTCACGCAGGCCGGGTTCGAGCTGGCGCAGCTCTTCGGGCAGGCGAAAACTCAGGTCCAGGAAGCGGCTGTTGACCGAGCGGATTTCAAGCCCCAGCCGGGCTGTGGGGGCCGCGTTGGCAGGGGTTTCACCGTCTGCGGCCTGCGGGCTGTGCTGCACGCTGGCGTATCCGGTCATACTGTAAACTGGCATCGATCAAGTTCCTTGTGACAGCGCTTGGCCGTATTGGCCATGACACGCTGCTGATGCCCAGCTTGGCTGAGCATGAAACGAGGCATTATCTCAAACTCTTGTGTCTGCCTCGCCCGCTCACTGCCGGGCGCACGGCCAAGACCCAAGGGCCAACCACTTCAGCGCCATCATGAACACCACCAGCTCCTACGTCCGAACCGGCCGCAACGCGGACGCCCTGCGCCCTGTGCGCATCACCCGCGGCTACACCGTGCACGCCGAAGGCTCGGTGCTGATCGAGTTTGGTCAGACCCGCGTGCTGTGCACCGCATCGGTCGAAGAGAAGGTGCCGGGCCACAAAAAAGGCAGCGGCGAGGGCTGGGTCACGGCCGAATACGGCATGCTGCCCCGCGCCACGCACACCCGGGGCGACCGCGAAGCCGCACGCGGCAAACAAAGCGGCCGCACACAAGAGATCCAGCGCCTGATTGGTCGGTCTTTGCGTGCTGTGTTTGACCTGAAAAAAATGGGCGAGCGCACGATTCACCTGGACTGCGACGTGCTGCAAGCCGATGGCGGCACCCGCACCGCCAGCATCACGGGCGCATTTGTGGCGGCGCAAGACGCGGTTAACTGGTTGATGAAGACCGGCAAACTGACCGAATCCCCCATCATCGACCGCGTGGCCGCCATCTCGGTTGGCCTGAAAAACGGCACCGCTTTGCTGGACTTGGATTACCCCGAAGACTCGGCTTGCGACACCGACATGAACGTGGTCATGACCGGCGCGGGCAACTTTGTGGAAGTGCAGGGCACCGCTGAAGGCGTGGCCTTCACCCGCGTCGAGATGGACCGCATGCTGGCGCTCGCCGAAAAAGGCATTGCGCAGTTGGTGCAGTTGCAAAAGCAGGCGCACGACGAGCCCCAAACCCTGACTTTCAGCGCCTGAACCTCGCCCGCCCATGAAAATCGTCCTCGCCTCTAACAACGCGGGCAAATTGGCCGAGTTGCAAACCCTGTTTGCGCCGCTGGGCATGACGCTGGTGCGCCAGTCCGAGCTGAACATTCCCGAGGCGGCCGAGCCCTTCAAAACCTTTGTGGAAAACGCCTTGGCCAAAGCCCGGCATGCCGCGCAGCTGAGCGGCATGCCCGCGCTGGCCGACGACGCGGGTTTGTGCGTGGACGCCTTTGGCGGTCAGCCGGGTGTGGACACGGCTTACTACGCCACCCGCTTTGGCTACCCCAAGGGTGACGACACCAATGTGAGCGCCTTGCTGGAACAAATGCAAGGCATCACGAACCGCCGTGCCGCTATGGTCAGCACCTTGGTGGCCGTGCGCAGCGCCGACGATCCGGAGCCACTGATCGCCGTGGGCCGGGTGGTGGTGCAGATCACGCCCGAGCGCCGAGGCACCAATGGTTTTGGCTTTGACCCGGTGATGTACTTGCCTGAATTTGGCAAGACCTTTGCCGAGTTGCCCCCTGAGGTGAAAAACGCCCACAGCCACCGGGGCCGCGCCGCACAAGCCATGTTGGCATCGATGCGTGAACGCTGGCTGGATGGCGCTGCCGCGTGAGCCAGACATGAGCGACATGATGGACCCGGTGCACGCCATGCGCCCTGGCGTGCTTCAACTGAACGCCTTGCCGCCTTTGTCGCTCTATGTGCACCTGCCTTGGTGCATCAAGAAATGCCCGTATTGCGATTTCAACTCGCATGAATTCCGCGAAGGCGCTGACCCGGTGTCGACACAAGACGCTTACATCAACGCGCTGTTTGCCGACCTCGAAGCGAGCTTGCCTTTGATCTGGGGTCGCAGCATCCAGACCGTGTTTTTGGGTGGCGGCACGCCCAGCTTGTTTTCGCCCGAAGCGATTGACCGTTTGATTTCGGGCATCCGCGCCCGCGTGCGCTTGGCACCAGACGCCGAAATCACCATGGAAGCCAACCCCGGTACTTTTGAAAAAGACCGTTTCAAGGCCTTCCACCAGGCGGGCATCACCCGTTTGTCGATCGGCGTGCAGAGCTTTGACAACGCGCACCTGAAAGCTTTGGGCCGCGTGCACGACCGTGATCAGGCCTTGGCCGCTGTGACCGAAGCCGCGCAGGTGTTTGACACCTTCAACCTCGACCTGATGTACGCCTTGCCGGGCCAGAAGCTGGAGGGCCTCACGCAAGACATCCAGACCGCTTTGGGTTTTGCCCCGCCGCACATCTCGATCTACCACCTGACGATCGAGCCCAACACGGTGTTCGCCAAATTTCCGCCCACCCTGCCCGAAGACGATCTCGCCTACGAGATGATGGACCGCATCACCGAGCTGACCGCGTCGGCTGGGCTTGACCGTTACGAGGTGTCGGCTTATGCCAAGCCGGGCCATCAGTGCGCCCACAACCTGAACTATTGGCAGTTTGGCGACTATTTGGGCATTGGTGCCGGGGCGCACAGCAAGCTGAGTTTTGCGCACCGCGTGATGCGTCAGGTGCGTTACCGCGAGCCTGCGCTTTATATGCAGCAAGCCATCAAGGGCGAGCCCGTGACCCAAAGCACCGAGGTCTCGCGCCAGGACTTGCCGTTTGAGTTCATGCTCAATGCACTGCGTTTACGGGGTGGTTTTGATTTGGCCGATTACGTGGATCGCACGGGACTGGCCATGACCAGCATTCAAAAAGGCCTGCAAGAGGCGGAGAGGTTGGGCTTGATTGGCCGCGACTTGCACCGGGTGTGGCCAACAGAAAAGGGCTTCGATTTTTTGAGTGACCTGCAAGCGCTTTTTCTGTCTGAAGCGCCGTGACCCCGCAACTTCAGTGCGTGGACTTTTGACGCTGGTGCAAGCGGTCGATCACAAACTTCATGCTGTAAAGCATCATCAAAGCACCGAGGGCATTGCCCACAAACATGGGCCAGACATCCACCCAAATGTTGGCATCGGGTTTTTCAAGTGACCACCAAACCAGTTGGTCACTCAGGGCGCTGGCGGCTGAAAAAATTAGGGTCACCTGCAAAAGCCTTGATGCGGTGATTTGACCCAACTGCGGCGCCAGCCAGCCCTGTCGTATCAAGTACTTCATGACCAGCCAAGGGGTCAGTCCAGACACCACGCCATTGATGAACGGAAAAAACCAAGCGGTGCTGGTCATGGTTGCACTGTCGATGTACCAACTGCCCAACATCAGACCGATGGCGCCAGGTAAACCCATCGTCAACACCAAGATCACACGAAAGCCTGCGGGCAGGAAGATCCAGTTGATGCCATCACTGTATTGAAACGATGAAAAAATCCATTCGTTGAATACAAAAAAGGACACAAACAAAACAGCGCTCGTCAAGGCCAGTGCTACCTGTTCGGCCAGATGACGGAACGTGACGGTCATGCTGGTTGGTTTGTATTGGCCTGTTGCATGGATTGCCCCAGGTGCTGGAAGAAGTCCAGCGTGCGTTGGGTGGGAATCAGGAATTTGGCGCGGCGGTCACCTTCAAGATTGAGGGTGCTGAGCATGTCTTTTTCGCGCAGGCGTGTGATGCGTTTGTGCAAGGTGGCCGGAGAGCCCAGCGCGGCCAAGCTGATGGCTTCACGAACCGTCATGGGCTGGTTTTCGTACCAGCGCAGCACCACAGACTCCAACAAGGCTTGCTCGTTGGCATCCATTTCTTGTCCGTCGGGCAGGGCTTGAACCACCTTGGTCAACTGCAAGAACCGCAGGTAAGCGGATACGAAAGGAGTTTGGGTTTTGTCCATAAATTCAATTTTATCGAATTATTTGTGGTATTCAAACCCCTATCAAATTCTTAGATTTGATGACCGACGGACCCTCACTGTGCCGTGATTTTTCGCTCTCGAATGATGCGGCCCCAAGTGGTGGTTTCCTTGGCCATGTAACGGGCCAGATCGTCACGCGAGCCTGGCATGGGAACCAGGCCGTGCTTGTTCAGTTGGTCCACCACATCGGGGGCTGACAAAACCTTGACCAGTTCCACATTCCAGCGGTCAAGCACGGGAGTGGGCACTTTGGAGGAGGCCACAAACGCGTACCAGTTGGTGGCGCTGAAACCCGGGTAGCCCGACTCGGCAATGGTCGGGATGTTGGGCAAGCCGCCCAAGCGCTGTGTGCCGGTACTGGCCAGAGGAATCACCTTGCCCGCCTCGATGTGGGGTGCCGCTGTGGCAAAAGTGGCATACCAGGCGGCCACGCGGCCACCCAGCAAGTCTTGCAGGGCCGCAGCACCGCCTTTGTAGGGCACATGCAGCGTGTCGATTTTGGCCATGTCGTTGAGCAA is drawn from Limnohabitans sp. 63ED37-2 and contains these coding sequences:
- the rdgB gene encoding RdgB/HAM1 family non-canonical purine NTP pyrophosphatase → MKIVLASNNAGKLAELQTLFAPLGMTLVRQSELNIPEAAEPFKTFVENALAKARHAAQLSGMPALADDAGLCVDAFGGQPGVDTAYYATRFGYPKGDDTNVSALLEQMQGITNRRAAMVSTLVAVRSADDPEPLIAVGRVVVQITPERRGTNGFGFDPVMYLPEFGKTFAELPPEVKNAHSHRGRAAQAMLASMRERWLDGAAA
- the hemW gene encoding radical SAM family heme chaperone HemW; amino-acid sequence: MMDPVHAMRPGVLQLNALPPLSLYVHLPWCIKKCPYCDFNSHEFREGADPVSTQDAYINALFADLEASLPLIWGRSIQTVFLGGGTPSLFSPEAIDRLISGIRARVRLAPDAEITMEANPGTFEKDRFKAFHQAGITRLSIGVQSFDNAHLKALGRVHDRDQALAAVTEAAQVFDTFNLDLMYALPGQKLEGLTQDIQTALGFAPPHISIYHLTIEPNTVFAKFPPTLPEDDLAYEMMDRITELTASAGLDRYEVSAYAKPGHQCAHNLNYWQFGDYLGIGAGAHSKLSFAHRVMRQVRYREPALYMQQAIKGEPVTQSTEVSRQDLPFEFMLNALRLRGGFDLADYVDRTGLAMTSIQKGLQEAERLGLIGRDLHRVWPTEKGFDFLSDLQALFLSEAP